In Mytilus edulis chromosome 7, xbMytEdul2.2, whole genome shotgun sequence, a single genomic region encodes these proteins:
- the LOC139482851 gene encoding uncharacterized protein, whose protein sequence is MAEVLKIVSVFILWIFVIAGHFICVFKNFTVYNDVILKTMIKMFLVSQLICSLWNLTGFLISTIAGGWILGDFMCQTFGFLNLILTSGNVWVMAIVSIERYHRFLAVLDHPSTFSPRNVNIIVCGIYILVVLLSSGPLYGLGEYSYFRGHINLTVTINMYSNNQTTVESNPDMTSYYLATFQKAVMQGKEHDPKTLITNHFLSDMGVSARVIVSSVISIIVRAFNIESIQAFWTNYNDGSVKQLLRSLLWKPYLGHTIGATSMGITTYADENQYYLYANVYLESQEIGMCSVDFTSYNSHAIIWSGYQLVISTFIPYVIIFVCYVTVYAKNPRSAMVLDKNVNEDDIFVLNWFSSASILCLVVTFIYYLVILINANGIFVSSDALFAISFIFYGNGLFCLISLFITNRCQCHRIQTKCRLFCYCSDEGSAYELSDLSLRNETMEILSQSSARHPSYV, encoded by the exons atggCAGAAGTTCTAAAAATTGTTAGTGTGTTTATATTGTGGATTTTTGTCATTGCTGGACATTTTATATGTGTCTTCAAAAACTTTACcgtctacaatgatgttattctGAAAACGATGATAAAAATGTTCCTGGTCTCTCAATTGATTTGCAGTCTTTGGAATCTAACAGGATTTCTTATATCCACCATTGCAG GTGGGTGGATCCTTGGAGATTTCATGTGCCAAACATTTGGTTTCCTGAATCTTATTCTTACCTCTGGTAATGTATGGGTCATGGCTATAGTATCAATTGAAAG ATACCACAGATTCCTTGCTGTACTTGACCACCCATCAACATTTTCTCCAAGAAACGTTAATATAATTGTATGTGGCATTTACATTCTGGTCGTACTGTTGTCCTCCGGACCACTCTATGGACTTGGTGAATATTCTTATTTCAGAG gccaTATCAATCTTACAGTGACAATTAACATGTATTCTAACAATCAAACAACAGTTGAATCAAATCCTGACATGACATCATACTATCTTGCAACATTCCAAAAAGCTGTGATGCAAGGAAAAGAACATGATCCAAAGACATTAATAACAAATCATTTTCTTTCTGACATGGGAGTATCTGCCCGTGTAATAGTATCATCAGTCATCAGTATTATTGTTAGGGCATTTAACATTGAGAGCATTCAAGCATTTTGGACAAATTATAATGATGGATCTGTGAAACAATTGCTGCGTTCATTGTTATGGAAACCATACTTAGGTCATACGATAGGTGCCACAAGTATGGGAATTACCACGTATGCGGACGAAAATCAATATTATCTGTATGCCAATGTGTATCTTGAATCTCAAG AAATAGGAATGTGTAGTGTTGATTTTACTTCATATAACAGTCATGCCATCATATGGTCGGGATACCAGTTAGTGATTTCAACATTTATTCCATACGTCATAATTTTTGTATGTTACGTGACAGTTTATGCGAAAAACCCACGTTCTGCTATGGTTCTTGATAAAAATGTAAACGAAGACGATATTTTTGTCCTGAACTGGTTTAGTTCAGCATCTATCCTGTGTCTTGTAGTAACGTTCATTTACTATTTAGTAATTCTTATTAATGCAAATGGAATTTTTGTTTCATCAGATGCTTTATTTGCGATAAGTTTTATCTTTTATGGAAATggattattttgtttaataagtctattcattACGAACAGATGCCAGTGTCACAGAATACAGACAAAATGTAGacttttttgttattgttctGATGAAGGATCTGCATATGAATTATCAGATTTATCCCTCAGAAACGAAACAATGGAAATACTGTCACAGAGTTCTGCGAGGCATCCAAGCTATGTTTAG